A segment of the Camelus dromedarius isolate mCamDro1 chromosome 34, mCamDro1.pat, whole genome shotgun sequence genome:
tcaaatatctgcTATCCTTATACGAAAACTAAGATTTAAGAACCTGGCCCAATTTTATACTTACATAAATTAGTAGAGAGTTATCATTGAAAGTCAAAAACATTTACAATTAGAATCCACATGAAAAGGTTGAGAAGGTATATAATTTCGAAACAAACGATTGAGTTGCCTGAGAGTGACAGAACAGAGATGGGGATCCTTGCTTCAGCACCACGGAGAGATCATAAGTGGGTTTTGGGGCGTTTTTCCAGAGATGCTGATCCAAATCTCAAGATTCCAGTTAGAAAACTGGGGAGGGGTCGGGGGGAGGATCCGTCACTTTGTCCAAATTTAGCAGTCATTAGCGCAAGGAATCTATCCCGGATTTTGCAGGTGCAGGTAGGAGGTGGGGATTGTATCGAAAGGAAAACCGTTTTCTCCAGATTGCTTTAAGCAGAGGCACTTAATCAGAATGAAAATTAAACTAAGCCGGTATGTGGAAACATCACAGGTATCTAGTAAGAAGGACAGTGGTGAGAACTTGAACAATTCTGTTTCCTTGTCGGCATTTTTCGCATTCGAATTCATTTGTCCGATGAGCCTCACCCATTGTGACTCTCCGCCTTCCTATGCATCTCGCTATCCTTTCTGATATCTTGCAGTGCAGAGGCGGAAATTTCGGGGGAACGCGGGCACGAGAGCTTGAAGTGGGGTGGAGGGGTCCTGCCTCATCACCAGGAGAACAGTCTGGGTAGAgggtggtgggggaagagagGTTGGACTCTCGTATCAATAGGAAGATTGCTGCCGCTTAGAGTCCCATGCTCTTGCTGGCTTAGCAGAGTCAGCTGCGGGCGAATGTTCACTACAATAGCGCTCAGGCCGGGTTTCTCACGCCTGGCGCGGGTGGGGGCATGGCCAAAGAGAAACCAGGCGGCCAACTCACTCCTAcagccctctccctccttccgccgccccctccttcctgccggactcctcccacccccccaccccccgaacCCCAGCTCCGAGCTCCGGCGCTTGCGCGCGGCGGGCGGTCGGCCCCCGGAGGAAGCCCATTGGCCGCTGGGTGGAGCCGGGCGCTGCCTCGCGCCTGTGGTGGTCGCACGTGCTGGGGGCGGAAGCCGCGATCGCAGCTATGGCGTCGTTACTTTGGGGAGGCGATGCGGGGGCAGCGGAGAGCGAGCGGCTGAACGGCCACGTAACCGACACCGAGCCGGGGAGGGCAAGGGGGCGGGGGCTAGAACAGCACTCCCAGAGGGAGACCTAATGGCGTGGGGAAGGGGGAGCCCCGCTAGCGTTTTGAGTGGGGTGTCAAAGGGTGGAGGGGAGATGTGGCAGGAATTTGGAAGAGGGCCACGGGACAGGAGACCCCGAGAGAAGCAAGACCTGTGGTTAGAGAGGGCCAAATGAAGACATCTGCGGGAGGGAAAGCAGCTGGTAGCCCCAGCTAGACCCTGAGTTTTCTGCTCTCCCAATTTGACCCTTAAGCCTCGGCTAGCTTCCATCTCATCAGCCAGAGCGCTTTCCTATCTACCATCCCTTGAAAGTACTGTGACCCCCCCCCCAGGAACTGTCACATGTAGACTAGAGACTTATAAAGAACTTCATGTACAAGGGCAGCAGAAAGTCTCCTCCAATTTTAGGATAATTCATACAGGAGACCTATTCCTGAAAGGAACCTATTAATACATAATATTGCAAAGGAAACAGTATTGGAGTGGCCTTCCCTACCTCCCTTCCAGCCCCTGTTTGGGGGTAGCACTGGGCTGCTTGATGGCTTGCTTCCTAATACTGATTGAAATTTGTGTCTTTCAATAGCTTTCAAATCTCATCTACCCCTGGAAGAACCTTCGAGGTATTAGGAGTACTGCCGTCCCAAACGTAGGTGAGTGCTGTCAGAGTAAAGCAAACTGGCCTCAGTTAATTAGAAAGCATTGCTTTCCTCACATCCCTGGTATCCTTGGCTCCCTTAATTTAATATTCAAGGCCCTCCACCACTTTTCCAATCTTTACTGGCTCCTCCACTGCCTAACCCTTCCTGTTGTGCACGCTATAGCTTTGGCAAGAGAAGCTGGGATAATACTCTGCATTTCTGCTTGGCATTTATCTTTACCATTATTGTTTCTCTTCCATCCTTTTAGATGGTTCTGTTAATTACACCGAAGATGATGAAGAAGATGGAGGTAGGAAATAGAGTCCTTTGCGTGTATTTACTGGCATTCTGTTTCAGTTAATCATGACGTTCACAATGTGAGTGAATAATGTAATCTTAATTGGAAAAGAAAcatctttgcttctgttttttcatAAATAGTGGATATCAGAAGAAATCCTAACTCAGGAGTGGGGATTATTTCTTTAGAGGAAGTTGAAGTAGAATATGCAGGAACGGGTTAAGAATTTTCAGCTGGCAAGGAAAAATTAGCCTGGGGGCAATGAATGTAGGCTTGCTTGAGGTTAGAGGCTAGTGTATCCTAGCAGAGTGTAAGAAACtgaatcctcattttaaaaaaaaaaggaattctcagtgctgtgtcattctttctAGATCCTTCTTTTAGAATAAACTGAGAGTAGGAGCAGTTGCTTGATATAGAACCACTGAATGGGAGGGAGCAATTTATTAGATGTCATTCAGGAGGCTTGACTTTCCCCCTGCAATATCCCCTTTTTCATCCTTGCTTTTCCAGTGGATTTGGCAGCTAATTCACTCTTAAACAAGTTAATCCGGCAGTCTTTAGTAGAATCCAGTCACCTAGTTGAAGTCTTACAAAAGGATCCCAGCTCTCCACTCTACTCAGTGAAAACATTTGAAGAGCTGCGGCTGTGAGTATTTTTACTTTACGTGTAGGAACATGCTGGAAAGCACAGCACAGAGCAAACTAATGTGCTAGTCGTGAAAACCATCAGGATCTCCTTCATGTTCTAATATTCAATATTCAAATGAGATGTGGACTTTTTGCATGCAATTAAAATATAGTTCAAAGAGGGACCCTGGGATATCTGAGTTGTCCAGCGACTTGAGAACATTTttgatgataaaatattttaaccttGCTGTGCTAAGGGGGCTAGCCCAGCCAGACACAGCCATATGGCTAGTCTTCATACCAGAACACAGATAACAGGGATTTTGATGGCCCAAatatcctcccccacccccttcagaTAAATTACAAGCTTTAAACTTcctaattatatttttgtttcaaatagtATTTAAATGAATAACTTTCCCAAGTGAGTTTGCATTTCCTAGGGATTGATCATTTGGCATTAAGGAAATGTATTTTAACAGGGACAGTTACTGATATGCACTTAAGGGGGGAAATCCAAAATCCCGATGGAGAAGCTTACCTATGATTAAAAGTTGGCTGGCCAGTAATCTACCAATTAATCTACCAATTAAGCACATTCAAAATGTGCATTTCATTGTAGTGGAAGTGTTCTAGCCTACTTCACTTTATCCTTTTTCCAGCATCTATCATGAGACCCCAGGAAAGATGCATTTCAAAATACTGGCTCAGAGGAATGAGCTAATGTTGTGTCTTCTGCTCCTAGAGAGAACTGATACAAGAATTACCTAAATGAAACTTTGTCTTCTCTGAAAATTGTTAAAACATCAAAATTTGTCActaattaaagagaaataaacaataagtCTCACTTAGTTTTCTGCCTGAGTGGAAAATAAAACTCTCCTGGAAAATTGGCATTATTTTGTCAGTtgagttttcccttttttttttcccttggttcaACACAATGTTCAATCTTAGGCACTTAATCCTGCCCTTGGCTTAGGCTTTTAACATAACTTATTCTAGTGGTTTAACTACAGGCATGTTTGTATATGTTTGGGAGTTGAGGTATcaattatatatttctaaattttacttgTCATGCTCAGTTGCAAAGTAGCCTAATTTAGAAATGCACCTTTCAAGGTTGTATTTCTGAAGCTACTGACCAATTATagattaagttttttctttttcttttttttggacaGAAAAGAAGAGTTACTCAAAGGAATCTATGCAATGGGATTTAACAGACCATCCAAAATCCAAGAGATGGCTCTCCCTATGATGCTGGCACATCCGTGAGTTTCCAACTTGGCCATTTCTAGTCTCTTCTGTTCAGTTTATGCCCAGGATCTTGTATTCAGTTTATGCCCAGCGTCTCCTCTTTTCTACAGACCCCAGAACCTCATAGCCCAGAGCCAGTCTGGAACAGGAAAGACAGCTGCTTTTGTCTTGGCAATGCTAAGCAGAGTTAACGCCTTGGAACTGTTTCCACAGGTAAGGAAAGGCTGAGAGAGAGCTGGGAATGCTTGCAATGCTAATGTTATTTTAGTAATAGGCGATCTTGCTGCAATGATGTGACGCTATTTAGAATAGACGTTCTTTCCTAAAATCATGGTGTGTTGGGCAGCAGTGTGGGGCAGTGATTGAGAGCACAGGCTTTATAGTTTGACTGGTTCTAATCCCAGCCTCTCTGCTTGCCAGCTGGGAGTCTTAGGAGAGTTAGTAAATCTTTCCCAGCGtgctttcttgtctgtaaagATAACATTTATGAAGGTATGGATCCTGGTTATTCCTTTCACCCTTGAACTCTAATAGCAAGCGCAATGCTTAGCTTGTAGAAACCATTCATTAAGCACTGAATGACTGACTTAATGAATACTTGCCCCATAAGATTGTCATgtagattaaatgaaatgatgtacaTTTTTAGCACCGTGCTCGGCATAAACTGAGCGTTCATAGTGATGGCCGTATGGGTGTAGCTCACCCAGTCCCTCTCATTTGgcggaggaggaaactgaggcttggagagggaaAGGTCTCACATAAAGTCACATATGGCAGAGAGTGACCGAGTGGGGACTGGATCTGAGCTTGCCCTTCTCCCAGCCTAGCGTCCCCTCACAGAGAGTATCTGGTAATCTTTCCTTCTTTGCCCAGCCTGTGCTCATCAACTCACTTGACACCCTGGGAACCTGAGTGCTGGGTGCGCTCAACGCTGTAGGGAAACAGGGAATCTCTTAGGAAGCTCCCAGCCTCTGACCGAGAAGTGATGGCTGTGGATGACCAGTGGCGGGTATATGAAATCGTGGGCTTTCTGTAGACAAGTTCAGGGAAATTTATATCTGAGGTTTGATGCCATGAATAAAAACTGTTTGGGAGAAGCTGTGCTTGAACACTTGCAGAGACGTGTGTGGAAACtatgttgctgttgttttttcaATCACTTTAGCTGTGTTTCCCTCTCCCTATCTCAGATCCTTAATTGTAACTCAAAAGCACAATAAGTATCACCAGTTTCTTCCATTAACATCCTCATTCATCCACAACCACCGTTCATAGTGGAGGAATGGAAGTAACAGATCAAAGAGTTTGAGGGAATATTCTGCCCCAGATGTGTGAGATGGATCAGACCAGGCAGGGAGTGTTCTGGAAACAGGCAGACTTTCAAAAAAGCATGACCATTATGTAACCTGTGTTTCTTCTTAACCCTTTGgagaggaaaattaaaaggaaactgTCTCTCCATCCTTCAGCCCCTTTCCCCTTCTGTAGTCTGCATTTATCCCAGATCTACCAGCCGCTAAACTGtagtcaattaaaaatattttatccaacCAAGATCTCCAATTtcacttctctgcctctccctgtagaaaatttcattgtattttgaAATTGCATGATGGGTGTTAGGAACTTTTTCTCCTGCtcccttgtctctctctctcagtgccTCTGCCTGGCTCCTACTTATGAATTGGCTCTGCAGACTGGCCGAGTGGTCGAACGGATGGGGAAATTCTGTGTGGACGTTCAAGTGATGTACGCCATTCGAGGGAATCAAAGTATGTAACAGCAAGCCAGTCCTGGCTGATGTTCCCAGTCCTGACTCGACCACTGACCAGTGTGGTATatccttctctgctttctcgcCTCTAAAACGGGGGCTGTCACGGCACCTGTATCACAGACGTGTTCCTAGAGTTAAACGACATGATACAGATAAAGCCCTGTGCGCACCCCTGGTGACAAAGACCCAGTAACTGCTACCTGCATCATTCCCACGTCCTGAAGAGGGTGCTTTCACTTGCtcttctgtgagcctcagttctGTGCAGAACACCTTGTGttattccactttttaaattaaagtatatgaatacaatgaaaaaaaactttaaaacacagaaaatgcaaaagtaaacatgaaaattattctttcttatctttcaaaAACCTATTTCCAAAGATGGCTGGTTTTGTtaacaaatctttatttttcgTTTCTGAGTGTTTACAAAAATGGGAGCATTTTTTATCATAGTGTTCAAAAACACACAAGTTTTAGACATCTTTTCACGTCAGTATGTATAGCCCCACCTCATTCTTTTAAGtagctgcataatattctgtTATTTGTTTAATGTGACCTGGTGATAGACGTGTTTTGGTAGTTGTCCATTTGGGGAGGGTTTGTACAGTGGTGCCAGTGTTTCTTCAGGACAGTTGAGATACTGCAGGGTGAcacttctttaaattttatttttattttgtattgaagtgtagttgatttataatgttagtttcagctgtacagaaaagtgattcagttatacaaacatatatgtatacatacatatattttcagattcttctccattatagcttattatgaggaattgaatatagttccctgtaccaTACAGTAGGTCCTAGGGTgacttttttaaatgaccatGGGGCAGAATCCAATGTGCAGGACCGTTAGGATTAGCATAAACCTAGAAACTCAGGTATTTATTCTTAAAGCTCTGCAAAATCAAAAACCACAAAGACCCTCAGGGTGTGCACTCAGAAAACCGGTAGGAAAGGTGCTTTTGCTTAAGCGTTGTGTGTCGCATTGCCCTGAATCGTGGACTGTTAGTGTTGTCTGCATCTGAAGGAGGCTTTCGAACCTGTTTTCTCCGCAGTTCCCAGAGGCACCGACATCACCAAACAGATTGTAATTGGCACTCCTGGGACTGTCCTAGACTGGTGTTTCAAGCGAAGGTTAATTGATTTGACTAAGATTCGCGTGTTTGTCCTGGATGAAGCCGACGTGATGATTGACACGCAAGGGTTCTCGGACCAAAGCATCCGTATTCAGAGGTAACCTTCACGCCCGTcctttcttcccagagcttctgtCCAGATGAGGGATTTCATTTGCCTGCTGCCCCTAATGGTCTCCACTGCTGTGTCCCCGCCTCCGTCACCTTTCAGACGAGCTCGGGTCTTCCTTGCTTTCACCAGCTCGGCAGGCCTCCAGCCTGCTGTGATTTCCCAGCTTCTTCAGTTTGTAGTCTTGCCTGACTGCCTTACTCCTGCGCTGCACGCTTACAGATGGAATCCAGGTATTGGGTCTGCaccaaattttgccaggaatCTTATATTTCAagccaacattttattttttaattttttaaacattttttattgatttataatcattttacaatgttgtgtcaaattccagtgtagagcacaatttttcaattatacatgaacatatatatattcattgtcacattcaaGCCAACATTTTAAATCCTTTCAATGGCCAGCACAGTGGCAGGCCTCCTGTAGGCTCATGTCTAAGGtgcctctctccttccatttctgCACAGTTAGAAATCTTCTGTAGCTCTGAGGAAACTGAAAAGTGTCCAGAAACTTTAATAATGAAAAGCTCAATAtcacagataagcaaactgaACACCTTTTCAGAATTGTATACAAAGAATGCAGAACATTTAGCTGGTTAAGATCGTCTCATGTTCTTTGTTGAGAAATTTATAGATTGAATGGAATCTGCCAGAATTTACATCTGCACTGTCTGCTGCACATGCAGATAGTTGAGGGAAAATTcgtttgtattttgttttatatttttctgtgatgTATCAAAACTTCATAGAAGTCAAGAAGATGTTTTGAgactccatttttcaaaagcaagtACCTAAAAGATAGGGGAAATATACTTTGTGTTGTGATTTGACATATTGCTTGATATGTCACCAGTAAGATCTGAAGGCTCTGCCCTATGCTGAGAGCAGAGAGGCACCTGTTAGCAACAGTTCCCCCGTGTTCATCCACAGGACATTTTACTTGCAGCCTCTGAACCAGGAAATGGAACTTCACTCAGTGTCATAGGGAGGGCAAGGGAAAGATCCGATCATGCATGTCCCTTTGCATGGTGTGGCCAAGCTAGGTCAGCATGTTCCCAGCCGAGCACTGAAGGAGGCAAAAAACCCTTAATTTAGAAGTATTGCCCATCCCATCCTGAACTGGAGCGATTCAGTCTCCATGTGTGCTTTTCACTCCCCTCCCCCGCCATGCCTGGTCCCAAATTCATCCGCTCTGTTTCCCTTGTTTACTCTTTAGCCCAGTTGTGTGTGTCCTTCCATCCATCACTAATGTCATACAGCCGGTTAGCCCTTTCCTGACCTGGGTCCTATTGACCTCGTCGCCTGTTTTTTTTCCTAGCCTCCTTTTCTTGTGTTATGGATACAATGTCTACAGTTGTCTCTTTGAGGATATTCGTTAtaggattaaaattttttttttctgttctcagcACTGCCTCTCAAttatctcagtttccttttttgtttgttggctGCAGCCTCTGTCTTTGGTGGTGGATCCCTCCTCATCTCTGGTTCGTGATCTGAGATGAGGAACTGGAAAGCTCATTGCCAGCTCTGTGCGCATGGTTGGGGCTTGTAACTTGGAGGCTGATTGCCCCAGCAGGTCTTTAGGACTGAGTAGCGTCTCTAGTGTCCTTCCTGGGACACTTGGTGGCTGGCGTCCTGGGAGCGAAGCAGGAGGATGGGCTGAGAGGGGTCCACCATTCAGTATGTGTATTTCTACTTGCTCCTCTGTTCAGCTTTACCATCCCCTTCTGATGAGGCTCTTCTGCTTGTATATGCTCAGCTGCCCAAGTAAGACGGGGTCCAGCTGCTCCTTACACGTATTCTCAGCCAGCCTTCCTATTTAAGATAATTTTGGCCAAAGACCAAGCGAGACTCCCTTCTTGCCATCCCTTACCAATAAGTTGGTAAATTTTTAGAGAACAGCAAATGAAAGATTCAGAAGCCCAGGAAAGATTCAGCAGTCAAAAAGGGCTTTCTACTCAAGAGAATATTAAGTAAAATTAGATAGAGTATTTATGTTGGTGGTTTATTCCTCCATTGTgcagttttccttccttttgcttaaAATGCATTAAATCACAGCACTGTCCCATAGAAATACAATGCAAGTcacatgtataatttaaaattttctaatagccacattaaaaaaaagaaacaggtgaaattcatgtatttttatttatttaaccctGCATATCAAAAATAGCATCTTAACAAATGTtaccaatataaaaattattaatgaattattttgcattccttttttttcatactaagtcttcaaaatccagtgtgttCTGCAGAACAGcccatgttttctttccttggataatttgtataaattttctttttggaatgaaATGGCCCCGACCTTGAGATACCATTCCGGGTGCCATCTCTTTCCAGACAGAGGGTTGTGCTAGAGCAGCAGGCCCAGAGGCCCATGCGGATTCTCCTCTTGTCTCCTAGCAccccccctacccctgcccccaccGGCCTTCCCTGCTAATTCTCTGGTCTCTGGTGCTTGCAGGTCCTAGACCTCCCGGGGGTTCTGAGGGGACCACTGCCTTTTCACCAGCATTTTCCTCTATAGCGCTGGGACAGCAGCTTCATCCACCTTCTCGTTTACCAcacttttccagcttccagaaacaCATTGGAACGTCTTATCCACCTGTTTGTCCTCTCCTGTTCTCCACGTTTCGTGACTTCATGTCTTTTTATCCTTTTACAATCACATTAGTGGGATACGGAAGCTGAAGGTGGCACGTGTGGCCAGTCTGCCACAGTCACCCGGAAGCTCGTCACGTTGTTCTGCGAAGTCCCCCGATGGTCCAGGTCCCGGGCTCACAGCCGTGTTTGGGAATCACTAGGCTGTTTAATCTTTCCTCCCTTTTAGCACTAATGGCTTCCTCTCTAAGTGCTTTGCTGTCTCCTCAAAAGTGGTCATTTCTCTCTGGTCTGGcttctattttgtaaaataaaattaactttttaattgatgtataaaaTATGCAGAGAGAAATACACCAATCCTAAGTGTACCACTGGGTGAATTATCACAGAGAGGCTCTGCCCAGGGGCCAGTGGCCCAGATCATAGCATACAACTTTGCCTGCACTCCGGAGGTCCCCCGCAGCCCCTGTCCGGTCCCcggccctctctcctcccaggcttGACTCTCTGCTGACTGCTGACTCTGTAGattcattttgcctgtttttgaacttggTACCAACTAGCCTGAGCCCGTTGTGGGCTCAGT
Coding sequences within it:
- the DDX25 gene encoding ATP-dependent RNA helicase DDX25 encodes the protein MASLLWGGDAGAAESERLNGHLSNLIYPWKNLRGIRSTAVPNVDGSVNYTEDDEEDGVDLAANSLLNKLIRQSLVESSHLVEVLQKDPSSPLYSVKTFEELRLKEELLKGIYAMGFNRPSKIQEMALPMMLAHPPQNLIAQSQSGTGKTAAFVLAMLSRVNALELFPQCLCLAPTYELALQTGRVVERMGKFCVDVQVMYAIRGNQIPRGTDITKQIVIGTPGTVLDWCFKRRLIDLTKIRVFVLDEADVMIDTQGFSDQSIRIQRALPSECQMLLFSATFEESVWQFAERIIPDPNVIKLRKEELTLNNIRQYYVLCRDRKDKYQALCNIYGGITIGQAIIFCQTRRNAKWLTVEMMQDGHQVSLLSGELTVDQRASIIQRFRDGKEKVLITTNVCARGIDVKQVTIVVNFDLPVNQAEEPDYETYLHRIGRTGRFGKKGLAFNMIELDKLPLLKKIQDHFNSSIKQLDPEDMDEIEKIEY